A stretch of the Leptospiraceae bacterium genome encodes the following:
- a CDS encoding DUF1186 domain-containing protein yields MKKETVLEKLNLAGRQMTREELTEIQHNPKLYRQDLLKILKREAAKPQNPTERVEYNDWLYSLYLLAEFRDKNAFAPTLKLFSRKGNFLTPLTGDIVLQNLGSILASIANGNDAPLKKVIENKELNEYCRAACMEALVTMVEIGEYPREDLYQYFNELFKTLEQTPIFPWSVLCQCSILLYKKSFLKEVKQAFKLNLVDEIFLDMDEIKAYISKPELAQLSLAKKKYGIIVDAVSAMDWWTNFKDKEDI; encoded by the coding sequence ATGAAAAAAGAAACGGTCTTAGAAAAATTAAACCTTGCCGGTCGTCAGATGACACGCGAGGAGCTAACGGAAATTCAACACAATCCAAAGCTATACCGTCAGGACTTACTTAAGATTCTAAAACGAGAAGCGGCTAAGCCTCAGAATCCCACAGAGCGAGTAGAATACAATGATTGGTTGTATTCTCTTTATCTACTTGCAGAGTTTAGAGATAAAAATGCATTTGCCCCTACACTAAAACTTTTCTCTAGAAAGGGAAATTTTTTAACTCCTTTAACTGGTGATATAGTTCTTCAAAATCTAGGCTCTATACTTGCCTCCATTGCCAATGGAAATGATGCTCCTTTAAAAAAAGTTATCGAAAACAAAGAATTAAATGAATACTGTAGAGCAGCCTGCATGGAAGCACTCGTCACGATGGTAGAAATTGGTGAGTATCCAAGGGAAGATTTGTATCAATACTTCAATGAATTATTTAAGACATTGGAGCAAACGCCCATTTTCCCCTGGTCTGTTTTATGCCAGTGTTCTATTTTATTATATAAAAAATCTTTTCTAAAAGAAGTAAAGCAGGCTTTCAAACTAAATCTAGTCGACGAAATATTTCTAGATATGGACGAAATCAAAGCCTATATTTCTAAGCCCGAGCTTGCACAGCTTTCACTTGCTAAGAAAAAATATGGAATCATAGTAGATGCGGTATCCGCCATGGATTGGTGGACTAATTTTAAGGATAAAGAGGATATATGA
- a CDS encoding DUF4163 domain-containing protein, whose product MPQKKMLLFLSLFLYSSLNVCSQSKEPLSIEKKTLDKKESNCTYKIQYPIFKLGKDSKYDGNIIRAIGKIFVDDFTKLESYDNEFECNKKDKNAHPFSVTGNFSVKLKTDTILSIHSDFSSFQEGNAYPNNTFKTYNFDLTTGKQIPFDSLFKKDKKFIVPLHKFMTEVMLKDKSISDKEEFIALKKNQYDYYLTADSLVLINLFDIHAMQAVEVKVPYEKIKKYLDTENTLKFIK is encoded by the coding sequence ATGCCTCAAAAGAAAATGCTTCTGTTTCTAAGTCTTTTTTTATATTCTTCTCTCAATGTATGTTCCCAATCAAAAGAGCCTTTATCTATTGAAAAAAAGACCTTAGACAAAAAAGAAAGCAACTGCACTTATAAAATTCAATATCCAATTTTCAAATTAGGCAAAGACTCTAAATACGATGGCAATATCATTCGCGCAATCGGCAAGATTTTTGTAGATGATTTTACAAAACTAGAATCCTATGACAATGAATTCGAATGCAATAAGAAAGATAAGAATGCTCATCCTTTTTCTGTCACTGGAAATTTTAGTGTAAAACTAAAGACCGATACAATTTTGAGTATTCACTCTGATTTTTCTAGCTTTCAAGAAGGCAATGCCTATCCAAATAATACTTTTAAAACATACAATTTCGATTTAACAACTGGAAAACAAATTCCTTTTGATTCTCTTTTTAAAAAAGACAAAAAGTTTATAGTTCCTCTTCATAAATTTATGACAGAGGTAATGCTAAAAGACAAAAGCATCAGCGACAAAGAAGAGTTTATCGCACTCAAAAAAAATCAATACGATTATTATCTTACGGCAGATTCTTTAGTCTTGATTAACCTATTTGATATTCATGCAATGCAAGCAGTGGAAGTAAAAGTTCCATATGAAAAAATTAAAAAATATCTAGATACAGAGAATACATTGAAGTTTATAAAATGA
- a CDS encoding RnfABCDGE type electron transport complex subunit D, producing MLNLHSRANDFYILLRSDVRLLQIFLMGTLLGIGVFFRDFSIHPFQIALTFLSGILTQLIWMRILKIDIAFLSTVISCFGMSLLIRSDSFWVHPLIAFLVISSKYTIRIRGKHLFNPAMLGVILGINLFPGTWISPGQWGFELTIGIWLLVFGFIVSGRARISEISYAFLFFYFSFLSYRILRFDYRWDVLFHQLQNGALILFTFFMITDPKTVPDHRVARILHALLVATIAYAWAFQFYKTNNLIWALFLTTPIVPLLDLIFKAEKYNWTE from the coding sequence ATGCTTAACTTACATTCGAGAGCAAATGATTTTTATATTCTACTGCGCTCGGATGTCCGGTTACTCCAAATTTTCCTCATGGGAACTCTTTTAGGAATCGGTGTATTCTTTCGAGATTTTTCCATTCATCCCTTCCAAATCGCTCTGACCTTTCTTTCCGGAATTCTCACACAGTTGATTTGGATGCGGATTTTAAAGATTGATATTGCTTTTCTTAGCACAGTCATTAGTTGCTTTGGAATGTCGCTTCTAATCAGAAGCGACTCTTTTTGGGTTCATCCACTGATTGCGTTTCTTGTTATCTCTTCTAAGTATACGATTCGAATTCGCGGCAAACATTTATTTAACCCCGCCATGCTTGGAGTCATTCTTGGGATTAATCTCTTTCCGGGAACATGGATTTCTCCGGGTCAGTGGGGATTTGAATTGACCATTGGAATTTGGCTTCTTGTATTTGGATTTATTGTATCGGGTCGTGCTAGAATTTCCGAGATCAGTTATGCTTTTTTGTTTTTCTACTTTTCTTTTCTTAGTTATCGTATTTTAAGATTTGATTATAGATGGGATGTTTTGTTTCATCAATTGCAAAATGGAGCCTTGATTCTATTTACTTTTTTTATGATTACAGATCCCAAGACTGTTCCCGATCATCGAGTCGCGCGTATTCTTCATGCACTTCTTGTGGCTACGATTGCTTATGCGTGGGCGTTTCAGTTTTATAAAACCAACAATCTAATCTGGGCTTTATTTCTCACAACTCCCATTGTCCCTCTCTTGGATCTAATCTTCAAAGCCGAAAAATACAACTGGACAGAATAG
- a CDS encoding hybrid sensor histidine kinase/response regulator, which translates to MFDRKKPLILIVDDTPKNIQVLGKTLHEIGYNVSIATSGSQALDSVKKESPDLILLDIQMPEMDGFEVCKILQANPDTKEIPVIFLTAVIDSEKIVKGFEIGAVDYITKPFHTAELTMRVATHIEIKQSREKIRKTNEQLKELNATKDKFFSIIAHDLKNPFNTLLGFSKLLFENAPNYTTDQIQQYAQIMNHTAKQSYALLENLMQWAKSQTEKIKIIPRNSSMNELLSITIPIINGSALKKNITIESNISTEDIVYADNSLTATILRNLLTNAIKFTHANGKITVSTQRKDIFLEVSITDTGVGIEPMNIDKLFRIDSKVTSHGTDNEEGTGLGLILCKEFVEKQGGTIWAISEVGKGSTFTFTLPLAETKS; encoded by the coding sequence ATGTTTGATAGAAAGAAACCTCTAATTCTAATCGTAGATGATACTCCTAAAAATATTCAAGTATTAGGGAAAACTCTACACGAAATTGGATACAATGTCTCCATTGCAACTTCGGGTAGTCAAGCCCTCGACTCAGTTAAAAAAGAAAGTCCTGATTTAATTTTGCTAGATATACAAATGCCGGAAATGGATGGATTTGAAGTGTGCAAAATTCTGCAAGCAAATCCAGACACGAAAGAAATTCCAGTTATATTTCTAACGGCTGTTATTGATTCAGAAAAAATAGTAAAGGGATTTGAAATCGGAGCTGTGGATTATATCACTAAGCCCTTTCACACGGCAGAGTTGACAATGAGAGTGGCAACTCATATTGAAATAAAACAGTCTCGCGAAAAAATAAGAAAAACAAATGAACAGCTAAAAGAACTAAATGCAACTAAGGATAAATTCTTCTCCATCATTGCGCATGATCTAAAAAATCCTTTCAACACTTTACTTGGATTCAGTAAATTACTCTTTGAAAATGCACCCAACTATACGACTGATCAGATTCAACAATATGCCCAAATAATGAATCATACAGCAAAGCAGTCGTATGCATTGCTAGAAAATTTAATGCAATGGGCAAAATCGCAGACAGAGAAAATCAAAATTATCCCCCGAAATAGTTCAATGAATGAATTGCTTTCCATTACGATTCCAATAATAAATGGAAGTGCCCTTAAAAAGAATATTACAATCGAAAGTAATATTTCTACAGAAGACATAGTTTATGCTGACAATTCCTTAACCGCTACAATTCTTAGAAACCTATTAACTAATGCAATTAAGTTTACGCATGCTAACGGCAAAATAACAGTATCCACACAGAGAAAGGATATTTTTTTGGAAGTTTCGATAACCGATACAGGCGTTGGAATTGAACCTATGAATATAGACAAACTTTTCAGGATTGATTCTAAGGTTACTAGCCATGGAACAGATAACGAAGAAGGAACAGGACTCGGACTTATTTTATGTAAGGAATTTGTAGAAAAACAAGGTGGAACGATTTGGGCAATCAGTGAAGTTGGAAAGGGAAGCACGTTTACTTTTACTTTGCCGCTAGCGGAAACAAAGTCATGA
- a CDS encoding SpoIIE family protein phosphatase, translating into MDNTHKPLILIVDDTPKNIQVLGKTLHDIGYNVSIATSGMQALESVKKEKPDLILLDIQMPEMDGFEVCKILKLDPDTKGIPVIFLTAVIEPERILNGFELGAVDYITKPFNTAELSARVATHIEIKQSREKLQELYDKMDGYLNVAIQTQASLIATEFPKSKYFQFSSFYKPYFKIGGDLIAYEDYPSDTDQRIDLLFGDISGHGVSSALMSGMILLAFKIASSKNVSPAESLTIINQHIIPLIKEHFFVGVYIKYYVHRGELHYSYAGHHPISLIEGKKVETLEGRGVPLVLIPDVEFDDYIFKLRKGNKLLIYSDGMFEVFDSKEKLYGLERFNETTIKLKNKSGNECLDELYEIIGNYCNRKFKDDTTMLLLEILEVSAKDV; encoded by the coding sequence GTGGATAATACACATAAACCGTTAATTCTCATTGTAGATGATACACCCAAAAATATTCAAGTATTAGGTAAGACTCTTCATGACATAGGATACAATGTTTCAATTGCTACTTCAGGAATGCAAGCACTCGAATCGGTGAAAAAGGAAAAGCCTGATTTAATTTTGCTTGATATTCAAATGCCGGAAATGGATGGATTTGAGGTTTGCAAGATTCTCAAATTAGATCCAGATACAAAAGGTATTCCTGTTATATTTCTAACTGCGGTCATTGAGCCAGAAAGAATTCTAAATGGATTTGAATTGGGAGCTGTTGATTATATTACAAAACCTTTTAATACTGCCGAGTTATCTGCACGTGTAGCAACGCATATAGAGATAAAACAGTCTCGTGAAAAGTTGCAGGAACTCTATGACAAGATGGATGGTTATCTAAATGTTGCCATTCAAACCCAAGCCTCACTGATTGCGACAGAGTTTCCCAAATCAAAATATTTTCAATTTAGTAGTTTTTATAAACCATACTTTAAAATTGGAGGAGATCTAATAGCTTACGAAGATTATCCGTCCGATACAGACCAGAGGATTGATTTACTATTTGGAGATATCTCCGGACATGGAGTTTCCTCTGCTCTCATGTCAGGAATGATATTACTTGCTTTTAAAATTGCTTCTTCTAAGAATGTAAGTCCTGCCGAGAGTTTAACTATCATTAACCAACATATAATTCCACTCATTAAGGAACATTTTTTTGTGGGAGTATATATAAAGTATTATGTCCATCGAGGCGAACTTCATTATTCCTATGCAGGGCATCATCCGATTTCTTTGATTGAAGGAAAAAAAGTTGAAACTTTAGAAGGAAGAGGTGTGCCTCTTGTATTGATACCTGATGTAGAGTTTGATGATTATATTTTTAAACTTAGAAAAGGAAACAAACTTCTGATTTATTCAGATGGGATGTTCGAAGTATTTGATTCGAAAGAAAAGTTGTATGGCTTAGAGCGATTTAATGAAACAACCATTAAACTAAAAAATAAATCAGGCAATGAATGCTTAGATGAGTTGTATGAAATAATTGGTAACTATTGCAATAGAAAGTTTAAAGATGATACAACGATGCTCCTTTTAGAAATTTTGGAGGTAAGTGCCAAAGATGTTTGA
- a CDS encoding response regulator, giving the protein METLKKPLILVVDDAPNNIQVVGKILHDKEYNISVAMSGKQALDLINAGLPDLILLDIEMPEMNGFEVCKILKASAHTSKIPVIFLTAKADTDDILIGFEIGAVDYITKPFQSLELLARVKTHIENKKLTENLEEVVDARTIELREALKTIEISKLDLVDRLGRAAEFRDNETGMHVKRMSHYSVILGEAAKMENAKLAMFLSASMMHDVGKIGIPDIILLKPGKLTFEEFEIMKTHAKIGAELLANSESELIQMAERIAFSHHEKWNGSGYPNGLIGEAIPIEARIVAVADVFDALTSERPYKKAWSIDDAISLLQKEKEQHFDPRLVDLFINQLSVILEIKEKFLD; this is encoded by the coding sequence TTGGAAACTTTAAAAAAACCTCTAATTCTTGTTGTGGACGATGCTCCCAATAACATTCAGGTAGTAGGTAAAATTCTGCATGATAAAGAATACAACATTAGTGTAGCAATGTCCGGAAAACAAGCACTAGATTTAATAAACGCCGGACTTCCTGATTTAATTTTACTAGATATCGAAATGCCAGAAATGAATGGCTTTGAAGTTTGCAAAATACTAAAAGCATCAGCGCATACTTCTAAGATACCTGTAATATTTTTAACAGCTAAAGCGGATACTGATGATATACTCATAGGATTTGAAATCGGGGCAGTGGATTATATTACTAAGCCGTTTCAGTCATTAGAATTATTGGCGAGGGTAAAGACTCATATCGAAAATAAAAAGCTAACTGAAAATTTAGAAGAAGTAGTAGATGCGCGAACCATTGAATTACGAGAAGCTTTGAAAACAATTGAGATATCGAAACTAGACTTAGTTGATAGGCTAGGAAGAGCAGCAGAATTTAGAGACAATGAAACAGGGATGCATGTAAAAAGAATGAGTCATTATTCTGTTATTCTTGGAGAAGCTGCCAAAATGGAAAATGCAAAACTAGCAATGTTTCTAAGTGCAAGCATGATGCATGATGTTGGTAAGATTGGAATTCCAGATATAATTTTATTAAAACCAGGAAAGCTGACTTTTGAGGAATTTGAAATTATGAAAACTCATGCAAAAATCGGGGCTGAACTTTTAGCAAATAGTGAATCCGAATTAATCCAGATGGCAGAGCGCATTGCATTTTCGCATCATGAAAAATGGAATGGATCAGGCTATCCCAATGGATTAATTGGAGAAGCAATTCCGATTGAAGCAAGAATCGTTGCAGTTGCTGATGTTTTTGATGCATTGACTTCCGAAAGACCATATAAGAAAGCATGGTCGATTGATGACGCTATTAGTTTATTACAAAAAGAAAAAGAACAACATTTTGATCCGAGATTAGTTGACCTGTTTATTAACCAGCTATCGGTAATTCTTGAAATCAAAGAAAAATTTTTAGACTAG
- a CDS encoding response regulator yields MARQSRSKYGGTGLGLSITRRLVELIGGTISVESEIGKGSIFIVSLFDIEIGALKTEEEIINGRNWLKQIRFKNPTVLLAEDVLSNRQVIKLYLEPFNITVIEVENGEDCGNLAPKIDPDLILMDMQMPVMD; encoded by the coding sequence ATGGCAAGACAAAGTAGAAGTAAATACGGCGGAACGGGTTTAGGATTAAGCATTACTCGGCGTCTAGTTGAACTAATCGGTGGAACAATTTCCGTAGAAAGTGAAATTGGAAAAGGTTCCATTTTTATTGTATCCCTTTTTGATATTGAAATAGGCGCTCTCAAAACGGAGGAAGAAATAATAAATGGAAGGAATTGGCTTAAACAGATTCGATTTAAAAACCCTACTGTCTTACTCGCGGAAGATGTTCTATCTAACCGACAAGTTATTAAATTATATCTCGAACCTTTCAATATTACTGTAATCGAGGTTGAGAATGGGGAAGACTGTGGCAATCTTGCTCCTAAAATAGATCCCGATCTTATTTTAATGGATATGCAAATGCCAGTTATGGATTGA